Proteins from one Mus caroli chromosome 3, CAROLI_EIJ_v1.1, whole genome shotgun sequence genomic window:
- the LOC110290702 gene encoding antigen-presenting glycoprotein CD1d1-like, translated as MQYLPCLLLWAFLQVWGQSEVQQKNYTFRCLQMSSFANRSWSRTDSVVWLGDLQTHRWSNDSATISFTKPWSQEKPVAWLSSVPSSAHGHLQLVCHVSGFYPKPVWVMWMRGDQEQQGTHRGDFLPNADETWYLQATLDVEAGEEAGLACRVKHSSLGGQDIILYWDARQAPVGLIVFIVLIMLVVVGAVVYCIWRRRSSYQDIP; from the exons ATGCAGTACCTACCTTGCCTGTTGCTGTGGGCATTCCTACAGGTCTGGGGACAATCTGAAG TCCAGCAAAAGAATTACACCTTCCGCTGCCTGCAGATGTCTTCCTTTGCAAACAGAAGCTGGTCCCGCACAGACAGCGTGGTCTGGCTGGGGGATCTGCAGACTCACCGTTGGAGTAATGACTCAGCCACCATCAGCTTCACGAAGCCATGGTCCCAGG AGAAGCCAGTGGCCTGGTTGTCCAGTGTCCCCAGCTCTGCACATGGCCATCTGCAGCTGGTGTGTCATGTCTCTGGCTTCTACCCAAAACCTGTGTGGGTGATGTGGATGCGGGGTGACCAGGAGCAACAGGGTACTCACAGAGGTGATTTCCTGCCAAATGCTGATGAGACATGGTATCTTCAAGCAACCCTggatgtggaggctggagaggaagctGGCCTGGCCTGCAGGGTGAAGCACAGCAGCCTAGGAGGGCAGGATATCATCCTCTACTGGG ATGCCAGGCAAGCACCCGTGGGCTTGATCGTCTTCATAGTACTAATCATGCTAGTGGTGGTGGGTGCTGTAGTCTACTGTAtctggagaaggagaag ctCCTATCAAGACATCCCGTGA
- the Cd1d gene encoding antigen-presenting glycoprotein CD1d translates to MRYLPCLLLWAFLQVWGQSEVQQKNYTFRCLQMSSFANRSWSRTDSVVWLGDLQTHRWSNDSATISFTKPWSQGKLSNQQWETLQHMFQVYRVSFTRDIQELVKMMSPKEHYPIEIQLSAGCEMYPGNASESFLHVAFQGKYAVRFQGTSWQTVPGAPSWLDLPIKVLNADQGTSTSVQMLLNDTCPQFVRGLLEAGKSDLEKQEKPVAWLSSVPSSAHGHLQLVCHVSGFYPKPVWVMWMRGDQEQQGTHRGDFLPNADETWYLQATLDVEAGEEAGLACRVKHSSLGGQDIILYWDARQAPVGLIVFIVLIMLVVVGAVVYCIWRRRSTYQDIP, encoded by the exons ATGCGGTACCTACCTTGCCTGTTGCTGTGGGCATTCCTACAGGTCTGGGGACAATCTGAAG TCCAGCAAAAGAATTACACCTTCCGCTGCCTGCAGATGTCTTCCTTTGCAAACAGAAGCTGGTCCCGCACAGACAGCGTGGTCTGGCTGGGGGATCTGCAGACTCACCGTTGGAGTAATGACTCAGCCACCATCAGCTTCACCAAGCCATGGTCCCAGGGCAAGTTGAGTAACCAGCAGTGGGAGACATTGCAGCATATGTTTCAAGTCTATCGAGTCAGCTTTACCAGGGACATACAGGAACTAGTCAAAATGATGTCACCTAAAGAACACT ATCCCATTGAGATCCAGCTGTCTGCGGGCTGTGAAATGTACCCTGGGAATGCTTCGGAAAGCTTTTTACACGTAGCATTTCAAGGAAAATATGCCGTGAGATTCCAGGGAACGTCCTGGCAGACGGTCCCAGGGGCCCCATCTTGGTTAGACTTGCCCATCAAAGTGCTCAACGCTGATCAAGGGACAAGTACATCCGTGCAGATGCTCCTGAATGACACCTGCCCCCAATTTGTCCGTGGTCTCCTAGAGGCAGGGAAGTCAGACCTAGAGAAGCAAG AGAAGCCAGTGGCCTGGTTGTCCAGTGTCCCCAGCTCTGCACATGGCCATCTGCAGCTGGTGTGTCATGTCTCTGGCTTCTACCCAAAACCTGTGTGGGTGATGTGGATGCGGGGTGACCAGGAGCAACAGGGTACTCACAGAGGTGATTTCCTGCCAAATGCTGATGAGACATGGTATCTTCAAGCAACCCTggatgtggaggctggagaggaagctGGCCTGGCCTGCAGGGTGAAGCACAGCAGCCTAGGAGGGCAGGATATCATCCTCTACTGGG ATGCCAGGCAAGCACCCGTGGGCCTGATCGTCTTCATAGTACTAATCATGCTAGTGGTGGTGGGTGCTGTAGTCTACTGTAtctggagaaggagaag caCCTATCAAGACATCCCGTGA